From the Mya arenaria isolate MELC-2E11 chromosome 17, ASM2691426v1 genome, the window CTTGAGTATTACGgaaacaacaaattcaaaccAAAGGAAAACTCCAAACTACCAAGACAAATAAGGAATGTTGATTCAGAAATAATACCCCACCCACCTAATTCACAAAGCAACAGGTGCCCGCCGGAAAAGaatatttggattttttgtcttttttgtgaaataagtGATGTTATCTTATCTCAATGATATATGTCATAAAGAATTACCTTGGAAAATGAGGTTGCCATAAGAATAGACAACCATCCTAtcgcaataattttaaaagcattcatatttttcttgaCGGCCATGGGCGCAGCCATTTTAAAAAGTAGGACGTGCTGCTGGCGCAATAATTCACATTTTCCCATGTAAAAGCTCTTTTGATTAAGTCCAGtctaataatattattaaaaatgaaatttcatagAAAGTATCTCTGATGTTTTAGTTTATAAAACTCATCTAATAAAAATCGTATAAGTTTGAAATGGTTCATTTTGGAACTATTTGTTCGACCTGATATTGGGAAGTTCATGCGCTTGTTTGTTGTCCTTAACTACAAAAGTTGTCAGACTGCAGGGTCAACTATTTTGTGGCACGTTTTTTAGCAATCAAGCAAAATTCCAGCCCAGGAACAGGTATTCGTTAGGTGCCGTAGTGGCAAGATGACGACGGAAGACGCTAAAACGTATCTTTCAAGGCGAGAGATCCCTCGCCTTTTTGAGGTGAGATTTccggtgttgtttttttccctgAAGTTGATAAGTAGTTCAACTCATGCATGTTTAATATAGTGGGAAATCAATTTATGACAACAACATTACTGTAGGTCGTTACCACAAATGTGACTTAGGATTGAAAGTTTTCTTAGAAAAATAGATAATATTAAATAAGGGAAGCCAGTTCGATTTAGATGCTCTATTATGTAATGGAATCTTATAGCAATGTTTCAAATTAAGTGCTATCTcatgtttaattcattaaagaaattgaattatttatgaatGTTCAGTTTACCGGTAAATGCCAtataaaaaatctttatatGTCCAAATAAGTAAAGTgcaatattgtatataatgaaacAGCTACATGTACTTCGCAATATTTGATTCTTTGATTAAAAAGTTGATCATTGGCGATTTGTAAAATCAGTTTTTCTTGTTGTGTTATTCCTAGTGGACACATTTTTCAGAACagttaaaaaatcaattaaaaaataatgacttgaTGAGTGTTTCAGAATTGTCAGGTACATGCAGTtaagtttaattatttacagcttttgtttaattatttccATGTGAAATAATGAATGAGAGAGTTAACAAAGTGTTTCATGGTTTACATGGTACTTTCAGAGTCTTATGACTGGCTTGATGTACCACAGACCCACAGATCACATCAAGTACCTGATTGACTGCCTGCAGAAAGTACATGACAAAGGCCAGGAAAACATTACATGGAGTTCTTTTGTGGACATCCGACGTACCAAAACTCCCCTGCCCCCAATCTCAAATGGCCAAGTTAGGCCTGGCTCAAAGGGTGGATCCAGACCATCATCCAAAACCAGGGCAAAAGGTAATTGTCTAAAACTGACCTCTGCTACGTCTAAGATATAGAGTTCAGTGCAACCATATTTATATTACCtctttgtacatgtatgaattGATTATGTTGataattaatgtatatttaacttttaaatgtaattaattcCTTATGTGTACCTATATATCGAAAActtgtattgttttttcatAATGTATTTTTCGGACTTGAATTATTAGGGGAAGGAAAGCATGTTAGAATTACCTCGTTTGTTCGGTCACTTGAAGGTAGAAGTTGTGCCAAATTAACATATTCACATAGGTTTCCGCATGATCAAATGTGTGTCTGTCTCAACTTAACTTTatcataattaattaatgatttcaaattgatgtaaatgtttattaattttaaatcttgatttctgaaaacaaatgtttttcccatatttgaatttaaaacaaaattaaaagctTCGGGTCCATCTTATGAAAGCGCATATTGTATGGTCACTTTTTTGAATTAATATGTCTGAGTAGTTTTACCCTCTAGGCAAAgtgtatatgtttttgcaaGTAAATCTTCCCAGTTGTATTGTGTCACtgattaaaaatgaaacagaaattcttgatataacaatattttggcagacaattgtttttaatatgacccaaatatttatgtgttattaaataaactgttactatatatgaaaaagtatttaatatttgagGGAAGAGCAAAGTACTATGATAACTCATTTGATTTCATCTCTTGCATGTTATAACTCACATTTTCTATTTAACTGTAACATAATCCCTCTAACATTGAATCAATTGAATGCAATTCATTGATACACATAATTTCACCTTTCAAACGTAAAAAGTTCAGATATTGAACTgcttttgattttgaaatatggcACTTGTGGATGACCTAAAAATTACCTACTTGTTATAATGACCTTGTTTTGAGTTtggaataataataaacattataattaatgcatattgatttttttatagaaagGTTCAATAAAAGCTTGAAAgtattgttattaataaaacagTAGGCATTTCGTTTGATGCTGGTTACACTTAACTgaacataatgttaaaaatatggGCAAGTGTTTGGGTAAAATTTTGCCTTGGAAACATGATGCCAAATAGTAATACtttgtaatactttttaatgttcatttagTTTTGGTTTTAAACTTCTGACCTTAGATGATGATTTCATTGATactaaattgtttaaaattgctaagttgcaatattaaataatttcattagtCTTGCTTAGAACTTCTTTCTATGATAAAGTGTTTTTAACCATCACAACCTACATGACTTTTCATATAAAAACCATAATAACAGTGTGTCTAACACCTTCTACTATACTTTATGAAGCTTTAATGCCCATACACTAATTAAGGATGATCAGCATGATAATCAAGAGAAAATAATACAGGTATTGATTTCCTCGGAACTCTCCTGATGCCTGGAACTGTTAACAAATGATGGAATTGTTGATTGCATAAAGCCACATTAGAAACCATTCAATGATGTATCACCACAGATGATTGAAAGATTTAGTGATAGAACATGTCTGTAATGAAGTCCAAATTGGTATTATACGATGTGAATTCATAACACAATGGCAcatgcatttaattttattttttctctcattttaaaagcattgaCTGTATTTTTTAATCGCGAGACCAAATAAATAATCTGAACAAAATCAACAAGTACCCGATCCTCCTCTATACAACATTACACATTTTCtttacaacaaaactaataagccCCTTTAACAGTGTTACAAAATgacttttacaaaaacaaattacaatttataactagaaattaaaaaacaaataacaatttataaCTACAACAATTTATAACTAGAAAttaccgccccccccccccacacacccctttatgacataacataattaattatctttataattacaattttacCCCCTTTACATCATGAAAAAATGACTTAACCTTTATAactacaaatattaaaaatgtcttATCTTTTCAACTACAAATTATCCCCCTTTACAACATTACAAAATGTCTTATCTTTACAACTACAAATTATCCCCCTTTTACAACATTACAAATTGATTTATCTTTACAACTACAAATTATCCCCCTTTtacaacattacaaaataatgacTTCTCTTTATAACTTCAAATTACCCCCTTCACAACATTACAAAATGACTTCTCTTTATAACTACAAATTACCCCCCCCTTCACAACGTTACCAGATGACTTCTCTTATAACTAGAAATTACCCCCAAAATGACTCATTGTTTCATTGAAACAGTTCACCAGGTAGAGTATGTTTTGCTGGAAACATGATTATTATGTTTTGGCTCATTTCTTTACAATTCCACAAGAAACTCCTTTAACAACATTCAAGCTTACATATCTTGACAATGCAgagaaaaatatcttatcatACTATTAGAATTGATGTTTCTTGACAATGTATCaggcaaaacaaacataatttggTTATATCCATTTTATAGCATATTTATTATTGCAAATCATTAGAGAGAGGAGAAAGCCCCACTGATGTTTCTTCAGGTGATTTAACAAATGGTCGAACAAGTCCCAAGAGAAAAACCCCCTCCCCTGTCGACAAGGGGAAGGATAAAAAACGAGCCCAGCATGGGCATGTGAAAGGTTTGCCACAATGTTGTATAAGTACTCAGTAGTCCCTTTAGAgccagtcatcgaaattagacttttggatgaacaagctgAAATCCATATGCTTtcgcttggcatcaaattttaaacaagccctgcttTATAAAACCCTTATTTGAACAAGACTGGAAAGTAtttaaccagtgcagggcttgcgggcttgtgctaatttcgaccactgcttAGAGTGCTTGACTGCATATCACTATGAGCACCCtgcgtttttattttttagtttatttaccgtaaataaagtttttctttttcttttctgaaGCAATGTTGTAACCAGCTCCTCACTTGGCAACTTTGGTTTATTGACAAAACCTTATCCTCATTATCAGCATGCATTTGACTTTGTGTGCACATTTTGTCAATCTCTATGCTCTCTACATTTTTGGAAGCTTAAAATCTATTTCTTTAGCTTTGCTTTTGTATAAGGTAGCATGACTCGTCAGAAGCACATAAGTACACAGAATTTGGGtttcatttatttgattaagtgtttattttgtgtgttaTGTCAACAGCTTATGCACTTTTCCCCACATTTATGCTTTGTTtgaatttactttatttttttgtttcccattgaaatattttgttaatgtttcttatttattatacTATAAATGGTCATAAATTGAATAGTAAACATAGTTATATATCTGTTCAAAGACAGTGTGACTTTGATACTGTCAGATAAAACTATAATCATTAAGTATTCTgtttaaatatcacaaaattgaGGAGGAGATATTCATAATTCAACCTAACCTCTCTATGCTTTGCTTTTGCGTATAGTTTGTTTATGggtaaatatcaataatataatgcTTCGAATAATGTCTTTGTCCGTGCCTGTCTGATTTTTGTGGATTTTATATTGTGCcttttttgttcatatttgtaTGCTTGATTACAGAAGACAAACCAGCAGGTACAACGACGTCTCCACTTCCGGACATTCCCCGCTCCAGCGAGAAAATCTCCCTGCCCGACATTCCAATCGTCCTTGTGTTGGGTAGGTGAATTTACCAGTatcttgtttaacatttaaatgtttcaaagaaTAATTATGAGCACTTGTAGGCTGTAGCACCGTTAAAGTAAACAATGGTTTTAACGTaattgttgttaattttcaaattgctactgctctggaagtttaatggatacacttgtgatctgctggGTTTCTAAAAAAGTGTGAGACAATAGTTTCAACTCtacttgtttatattcaaatttctGAGCACATCATCAagtatcatttcaaatatttcacatttacaagcagtgattttttttttttgacatttcGAAAAATACagaatcaggccaaaatagcttaTATAATggatctgcatttatcaaattgggaaaaaattattaattttttgagaaaatggacattttctcgcaaggggaaacagcctttataaggcagtaaattgcaccctCCCAAAAAATCACTGATAAGTGAACAACAATGAGGTTAACACCATTGTTAACTTCAACAAATTTCTGAACAGTCAACCCATGTTGTTCAAGAATGTAATGTTGGCCATTGCACTAGTACCTATCAACTTTGTATGAAACTTGGTCGAAATGTTCACAATGGTCATATGAAATAATGGGTACATTTGTTATAATGCCTTTACTACGTTCACATGTAGTGTTAATGCTTTAGAtgctttcagaaaaaaaaagaCTTTTGCTCCCACCTGCTTTGCTGTTGTCTTAAACATCACATCATACCCTTGTGTAACTTATAGGTGCCCCGGGGTCAGAAAAAGACAAGCATGTGGATGAGCTGCTCAAGCGTTACTCCGGCTGGAAGCACCTGAACATGGGTTCAATGATACGGGAGGAGATTGCCCGGCGTGGGGATGCTCACGCCAAGTGGAAACTGACCCGCGACCTCATGAGTCGCGGGGAGGCTGCACCCGAGGTATGCAGTAGATTGCTTGAATTTTGCAAGGTTTCATTTTTGCTAATATTTGAGATTTGATCCGTTCCAAATTCAAAACTTTGGGAAATGGTTATCATATGGAAAACCTACAGAGTATAAGAGCAGAATTTAAGTAATAGAACAttgtctaaaaatatatatttatatcaggaaGCGGCTCATagcatcattgttttcaaatactaGACATTCCTGAAAGGAAAAAAGTTATGGCAAAGGAAAGAtctttgaatttaaaatcatCAATTCAATTCTATAGTATGCATGGCTGTTTTTATTATGCAACATAAATGATGATCTACCTGGCAACCTGTTAGTCTAAAgatattgttatattaacaatACAGTGTCACTGCGGCTCTATTTATAAAGACACAAGGGATTAATGTAATGAATAAAGAACAGAAGAGAcaaaaatgtcaagtttttacCATAAACATTTATCACCAATAAACAAACTAATGGTCTCTGCCATGTTTTCAACAGAAATCCTGCAATCTTAACAAAGACATTAAGGTAAAAAAGCTGTTTTTTGTTATGGAGATATTTCATTCTATCATTAATGAGTATCATCATTATGATAATTGTTATCCATTTTACAGGACATCACAATAGAGACCCTGCTGTCCACGTTGAAGTCGTGCAGCTCGGCGAAGGGTGTGGTCATCACAGGGTTTCCCCGCTCCATGAAACAGTCCGAGGAGTACAGCAGGGCGGTAAGTGGTGAACTTTTACATGAACactataataaaaacattcctcatttttgttattcatttttttcaagcatAAGATGACCcataaattgttgttgttttttaatttgagACTGCAATATACTGTGAACCAAAGGTACAAAAGTAtccttttttctttctttttttactcATAAAAGTTTTGTTCAGTTAGTaaatatttgtctatttttgaaatgttgttaatttttcttATGATTAGCACTGTAGGaaactgtaaatatttgttGCTATGGTTTCTTCTCTGTTTTGACTTGTTAAAAAGGCTGGTTTGAAGATTGCGATTTAATCAAGCAATACTGAGCATTTTTAAGGATGCTTACAGACAGCTTACACAAGGGTTAAATAACTATTGATCTGACTGTCTTGTGAAGTGCCCATTTactgcattatggcttgccATGCCACAacttaaattatgttcaaatgccATATTAGTGACATGAGATTAAAATGACTGCAATACTCAATCAAGTCCAGATATTAGAAGAATTAACGAAACAGAGAGAGATACAAAAAGTCCTGGTGTGATACACTAGCTCTTGGtcaagagacctcttggttctttaacatgctTGGTTTAAAGCACCAATACATGAGTTTcaactttcctgggtttaaccagtactgagtacagaATTTTCCCAGAGCTACCCTTTTAAATCCAAGCGCTAGGCAGGATAGCTACTGGTACCACATTTGAATGTCTTTCGGTGTAACATGACCAGGGTTTTAACCCACGATCTTTCTCACCTAAAATGTAGCTCTACCACTGAGCAATCGGGGCACTGCTACAGTTATATCATCTTTGCTTTAAGTATAAAAAGGGAGAACACTCTGGTACTGTCTTCAATATTTAGGAAGACTGCTGTCCCTTTATGATTCTCAAGGAATTTATCTGAATAATCAGGCAGCTTATCTTCAACATATCACATTTAAGAAAAGTCATCCATCCTTATTGTTGACTTTTAACACTTTGGTATTCCCTAAATCTTCTACAAACTTTAACAATCCTGTGTTGAATGTCTCACTTCTAGATGAACAAGCCATTAAATTCTTTGTGTTAAGAAATTAAAGCaagctgttttatttaaaattttgaacaaCCAGTGTCAGGCTTTAAGGCGTtatgctaattttgaccacttatTTCACCTTTCTATCGGACAGGTGTCCCGTGTGGATTGTGTGTTCATGATTGACTGTGATGAGAAAGCAGCGCTGGATCGACTGTTACTCCGTGGACGAAACTCCAACAAACCAGAGGACTCGATGTCTGCAGTCACAGCAAGACTCAACTACTTCAAAGGTTGGGACAATGCCTCATAAGATTTAAATGACTTATGcgtgttatgttatataaaaaagtacaaaactATACTTCACTAGTTTTGATATAGTACCATATATTTGTAATTCTATTAttcatgatatttgtttaattacttGCAGACCTTTTTCATTTAAGTCAACTACTCAGtgcatttgcttttttattaacCATTTAAACCCTATGACATAACCTCCTATAACTCCAGTGATATTTCAACTATTTGATTTACCCATAATTTATAGTGATTTTAATGAGATCTTATATCCCCTTCCCAGCACACACTTTGCCTGCGGCCAAGGTCTATGATGACCAGGGCAAGCTGGTTGTGATCGACGGTGATGGCGGAAGTGACATGGTCAAATATGAGTTTGGGAAGGCATTTGACAACCTCTTCTTCACAAAATACGGTACCACAGAGTTAGGTAGGTTTGTGTGATGCGTTTGGTGTATAAAAGGCAATATGTctcttaatgaaaacaaatgttgatgataaatgatttataattttttgTTAACAAGAAGTTATCAAAAATAAGCTCGGTGCATCCTGTGCTTCAGTTTAAGAGGAAAACCAAAAAGGTTCTTAGTGACATGAGAAAATTTCTTCCTCTCGATtactgttacaaaaaaatgtattacaacaaTAAAGAGTGTAATTgcactttttttctaaaaaaattgACGccttattttatgttaatttatttcatttatctgTCATATTGTCAATTAAATTATGCTTAAAAAAGTGTGAAACTGCTATCCATTGACCAGATGATTTCTTGTTATTTTTCAGGACTCCGTCCTGTGGCCTCTCGGGAATCTAATCTACCAGATGCAGCCTCATACAAGAAAGCATTTGAGGAGGACAAGACTGACTCGCTGGCCAGGGAGGACAGCAGCATGGGTGAGGGGACAGCTTTTATTCTGATGGTCATTCAAGTAAAATGACTAACTGTTCTGTAATTTAAATGACTCTGTAGTGCATACATAAAGCAGGTACCGTAAATGTTCTTTACATATGCATGCCCTAATAGATGGGTTCTTTTGGTGGGtctatatttcaattcttggaCTTATCAACACTAACCTTTACTGTGTGAGGCGATGGGTAATTGTGATGAGCATAGTTGGTTTTAAAAACTTCTGATTCTGTACATGATTCTCAAATTAAATGGAATTAAGGAAGTttgcttttaaatgaaattgtttttatttagtgtttattgTTCTTAAAAAGACACACATCCTTTGCATCTGAAAGGGCATAAAGGGTAAATGTTTTTCCCATCCAGGAAGCATGTTTGTTCGTGTTGTATTTAAATGAGACTTAGTACACATGTATCCAGAAACAACACAAACTTATATATAATGGCTTATAGCTGTATAACTTTAATAATTagaatttaataaatgatttgacaaaaattataAGCGAATGGACATGAAAGCATCAGCACTACACTCCATGCCACTATCTTTAACCACTGATGCAgttgttttatgatttaccaattgcattctgtttttgtttgtttgtttttcttaacagaaagccacattgtaaatatgatgttgttatggttgaaccCAACTatgtcataatttgtatataccttttctaaataaagatatcatTACTATTATACTGGTGCTCCTTCACCTGTTCAtgaattttagtttaaaacaacCACTGCTTTAATAAGAAAATTCTtcccttatttttttttcagaaataccaagtcaagtttggtatgaattttgtttatatgtctTATTTTTGAATTACCAGATGCTGACAAGCCCTTGTTCGTGGGACAAGTGCCAGAGCCACCCACAGACGTCGTACCTGACACCGGCAGGAAACCCGGGCTTCCAGACAGTCCCATCATTTTTGTGGCAGGTAGGGGCCTTCTTATAGTCCATAGATAATCATATAACCAGTATCCATGGGCACTGTACCTCTTCCCAATAGACATCACATTTGACATGTGGAAAAATGTCTGGTGCAAATACAGTCTCATCATCTTTGTGGCAGCTAATTCAATCTAATGCTCTTTGCTCTGTCTGCACAATTTTGTATGTATCTGTTGACTGTCTATGAGAGATTCTTAATATGTTCCTTGGcgtaatatattttagacaagTCCCACAGTCATTATGTAGATAGCAAAAGATATGTTACTTTATCTTGCATATGCCTCTTTCAATGACATGGAACATAATGGTATAATACATGTTGATTATATACCACCAAGCAAGTATCAAGTATAACCCTTCTGTCGAAACATTTGTTATGCCCCTTACTTGGATAAACTGAGTAAATGGGTTTAATGGTGTACATGTAGCTACTCACACCAGAAGTCATGGGTTCTATTCCCACCAGGGGAACATTCTCATGGCACAGCACTGGGTCTGTGCCCACTTACATCTTGAGCCTGAGTTGAGTTTCAGCCTAAGtcagaaaactgaattcttaaatTCTTATTGTAGAAGTCAGATTATTTGTAAACACATGCATTATTCTTTTATCTTTGGtcctataaatgcatttttgcaacataatttaaatttagcTTCTCTTAGTTTGAGCCAGACTCTTGACGCTAATGAATACAGGCCCTGCATGGTTTCTACCTAAGAAACAGACTTGAGGCGGATTCATATCAGGGATCAGCTCCCtccacaatcaagctaaaataagTTAGTCTAAACCAAATTGAGTAAAGCAGTTAAGCAAACTTTGCATGTTGTGAATTGTCAGcgcttttcaaaaacaaataattttcatgtGTTTATTCTTTGATTAGGGAAAAGATCATGCATATTTAAACTCTTCAAGCTTGCAATTTATTCATGCTAAGAGAAGATGAACAAACAGTTAAAAGCAAAGCCACCTATAACATTAGCATAAACAATGATGccatgaattattttcaattttaaaaatatttttttggaaatatatacttttttcaattgAGAAGTAGGGGAATTTTGACCCCTGCTCAAAAGGTGAGAAAAGCCCTGATTGTAGTGCTTTACACATTGAAGGTacgataaactttctccattcAGGTGGTCCCGGCAGTGGTAAGGGCACCCAGTGTGCAAGAATCATCAAACGTTACCCAGGCTTCGTACACATCTCCATTGGCGACCTTCTACGGCAGGAAATCTCAAATAAGGGCACAGCCGATGAGAAATGGACCATGATCTCCAGTCTTGTGTCCAAGGGAGAAATGGCACCTGAGGTAAATGCAGCTCCCTGGGATTTGTTACACTAAAAAGTCTCAGATGGCGCAAATGGCGCAAAAGAATCTTaatcaaatatcttaaatctgtattaaCGTCACTATTAGCAACACATGGTTTTGTCAgcttaatgtttatttttaacactggcttaatttcttataatgtggaaaaacaatgaatatatgACACTAGGAGGAGAGCAATTTATGACTAagcatgtgagtttggtgtgtggtcaccaagccggacaagtgggtttagtttaaacactatatattttacaatgattgtgaagaaagctatgatagcttatactaagtcactctcgttggcacaatgttacgcgagagtgtggtatCGTGTTGTGGGGTAAAATGGAGTACTCGGAGACTTGTCCAGCTGGGTGAcaactaaccaaactcacatatgGGTTTCCTGTGGATACTTAGGTTTCCCGCACAACCAGGACCTCACACTCGTGTGACATTGTGCCAATAAGAgcgattaatataatgttgtaatatcttgtttcacaatcgtttaAAATAAACTAGTTTAATTGAGATATTTATTCCAACAGACCCAGAGAGTTACAATACTTATTGAATAATTAGATACAATAACAGAAATTGACTTAACAAACTAACAGAACAatcaattgtgtttaaaaagaatttaaacaaaatgagatgGCATACTATAAGACGACTTGATTTGTATGCATGTCCCATCCGGGTAAATCTCATTCTGTGTATACTTCATAAACCTAAGGAAAACTACAAATATGAGTTAAAGAGTTTCataaattttcatataaatgccTTAAAATGGTCCTATTTTACATTACAGGAGGAAACAGTGGAACTATTGAAGGCTCAACTCATCAAACACAAGGACGCAAAAGCATTTGTGGTCGAGGGTTTTCCCAGGGACAAAGGTCAGGTGGACGCTTTCAACAAACAGGTAATGAAGCTCATTAAATGCCAAATACTGTTTTAAGGtcatatatttcatatctaAATTGATTTTGTGTGTTTGGGTATTGGAAAACAGTTGCTCATATTCTGAACTTCAGTAATTCTGAATATATCTAAAAGTGTAATAAGAACCTACAGCATTgcggataattgtttgttttgtgctcCAGTTATTCATTTAGTGAGCACAAATACCGgtaatgatattttaacagTGGCTTAGGCATGAGTGAAATGTTAACTTTTGGTAATGAGGTGAAAAATTTTCCAATGgtaaaaagcattttttctttttatttcaagcatataattcattaaagggATGTTAAATTGAGAAACTGTGCCTCAAGTTTGGTATAATGAGGGCATATTGGAagcaaagttttttttcttcgtaGAACTCAAACAGTTAGGTTCATTTCAttgttcatttcttaaattgattCCTGCTCAAATGTCCaaaatagtgaaatattttattttgaaaacttcCAGTAAGGTTATCGTCTTTTTTATAGTCc encodes:
- the LOC128222800 gene encoding adenylate kinase isoenzyme 5-like isoform X9 → MTTEDAKTYLSRREIPRLFESLMTGLMYHRPTDHIKYLIDCLQKVHDKGQENITWSSFVDIRRTKTPLPPISNGQVRPGSKGGSRPSSKTRAKERGESPTDVSSGDLTNGRTSPKRKTPSPVDKGKDKKRAQHGHVKEDKPAGTTTSPLPDIPRSSEKISLPDIPIVLVLGAPGSEKDKHVDELLKRYSGWKHLNMGSMIREEIARRGDAHAKWKLTRDLMSRGEAAPEDITIETLLSTLKSCSSAKGVVITGFPRSMKQSEEYSRAVSRVDCVFMIDCDEKAALDRLLLRGRNSNKPEDSMSAVTARLNYFKAHTLPAAKVYDDQGKLVVIDGDGGSDMVKYEFGKAFDNLFFTKYGTTELGLRPVASRESNLPDAASYKKAFEEDKTDSLAREDSSMDADKPLFVGQVPEPPTDVVPDTGRKPGLPDSPIIFVAGGPGSGKGTQCARIIKRYPGFVHISIGDLLRQEISNKGTADEKWTMISSLVSKGEMAPEEETVELLKAQLIKHKDAKAFVVEGFPRDKGQVDAFNKQIGGLNFAILFDCEEFYMQNRLLNRGRASGRIDDNATAVANRLNFYKYNTLPILKYFDDAGKLVVKNITDLDGDRDSDEMFYDISQMFDFAFFGKQAEAAKQESTDLKNIKVVFVVGGPGSGKGTQCERIVSKYGFTHLSTGDLLRAEVASGSARGKELTAIMEKGDLVPLDTVLLLLKEAMMAKAADSKGFLIDGYPREMEQGTRFEKEVTPCKFALYFHVSDETMTKRLLGRAETSGRVDDNEETIKKRLKTFHDITTPVIDYYEKQGKLKKVSAEAGPDEVFTEVETIFDEMLKTETSPLKDAKIVFVVGGPGSGKGTQCEKIVEKYGFCHLSSGDLLRAEVESGSERGEKLKDIMAKGELVSLDVVLELIREAMVNKLSETKCFLIDGYPREMEQGSRFENEVAECCNVLYFDVSDDTMTARLLDRGKTSGRVDDNEETIKKRLVTFHNQTQPVIDHYTKQNKVIKVAAEGGVDDIFAEVQKFMNSKSW
- the LOC128222800 gene encoding adenylate kinase isoenzyme 5-like isoform X10, with product MTTEDAKTYLSRREIPRLFESLMTGLMYHRPTDHIKYLIDCLQKVHDKGQENITWSSFVDIRRTKTPLPPISNGQVRPGSKGGSRPSSKTRAKERGESPTDVSSGDLTNGRTSPKRKTPSPVDKGKDKKRAQHGHVKEDKPAGTTTSPLPDIPRSSEKISLPDIPIVLVLGAPGSEKDKHVDELLKRYSGWKHLNMGSMIREEIARRGDAHAKWKLTRDLMSRGEAAPEDITIETLLSTLKSCSSAKGVVITGFPRSMKQSEEYSRAVSRVDCVFMIDCDEKAALDRLLLRGRNSNKPEDSMSAVTARLNYFKAHTLPAAKVYDDQGKLVVIDGDGGSDMVKYEFGKAFDNLFFTKYGTTELGLRPVASRESNLPDAASYKKAFEEDKTDSLAREDSSMDADKPLFVGQVPEPPTDVVPDTGRKPGLPDSPIIFVAGGPGSGKGTQCARIIKRYPGFVHISIGDLLRQEISNKGTADEKWTMISSLVSKGEMAPEEETVELLKAQLIKHKDAKAFVVEGFPRDKGQVDAFNKQIGGLNFAILFDCEEFYMQNRLLNRGRASGRIDDNATAVANRLNFYKYNTLPILKYFDDAGKLVVLDGDRDSDEMFYDISQMFDFAFFGKQAEAAKQESTDLKNIKVVFVVGGPGSGKGTQCERIVSKYGFTHLSTGDLLRAEVASGSARGKELTAIMEKGDLVPLDTVLLLLKEAMMAKAADSKGFLIDGYPREMEQGTRFEKEVTPCKFALYFHVSDETMTKRLLGRAETSGRVDDNEETIKKRLKTFHDITTPVIDYYEKQGKLKKVSAEAGPDEVFTEVETIFDEMLKTETSPLKDAKIVFVVGGPGSGKGTQCEKIVEKYGFCHLSSGDLLRAEVESGSERGEKLKDIMAKGELVSLDVVLELIREAMVNKLSETKCFLIDGYPREMEQGSRFENEVAECCNVLYFDVSDDTMTARLLDRGKTSGRVDDNEETIKKRLVTFHNQTQPVIDHYTKQNKVIKVAAEGGVDDIFAEVQKFMNSKSW